The sequence TGGTGTGCGGATTGGAACGCCGCTCTTCCGGTTAGATATGGCACAGCTAAACACAAAACTAACAAAACTCCCGTGGGTAAAATCGGTGAGAACTCATCGCACGCTGCCGAATGTACTCTTCGTCGAAATCGTAGAACACACCCCTGTTGCAGTCATTGCGAATGGTAAAACCCAACTTGTGAGTTCCGAAGGGTGTGTGATGCCGCAACCCGTTGATGGTTATCCTGTTAGTTTACCAGTGATTACGAATTATTCTGGTGAAATTCCCGCGGTAGGAAAACAATTTGAAGAATACAAGATGCGGGAAGTCATTGCACTGTTGCGGGAAATGCGTCCCTATCGTGTATATCAGCGGGTTGCCGAAGTGCGGTTCGATTCCCCTTCGACCTATCGCGTGTTGCTCGACGATGGTCATGTCGAGCTGTTACTTGGAAAATCACGAATACAGTCGATCTCAGCGGTCGATCAGTTTATGCAGAAACTACCGGCGGGTGTTTCGTTAGCGAAAATCGCATACATCGATGCTCGGGCATCCGGTTTTATTGCCGTCGCCGACCGTATCG is a genomic window of bacterium containing:
- a CDS encoding FtsQ-type POTRA domain-containing protein — protein: MPRLKSMVVFRQQQVRARKFALKRLLVLLSFVAVLAGGWYVVMYTDPLNMFQLQRIEITGNQRTTTNDIRKALGVRIGTPLFRLDMAQLNTKLTKLPWVKSVRTHRTLPNVLFVEIVEHTPVAVIANGKTQLVSSEGCVMPQPVDGYPVSLPVITNYSGEIPAVGKQFEEYKMREVIALLREMRPYRVYQRVAEVRFDSPSTYRVLLDDGHVELLLGKSRIQSISAVDQFMQKLPAGVSLAKIAYIDARASGFIAVADRIDPSF